From the genome of Triticum aestivum cultivar Chinese Spring chromosome 3B, IWGSC CS RefSeq v2.1, whole genome shotgun sequence, one region includes:
- the LOC123070732 gene encoding RGG repeats nuclear RNA binding protein A, whose translation MQEKKKSQEASKPEERRAAAVDFEGLQLLEKKKIEHDAKLKAENVRKAKEAAAKEAKPLKAISIQEYLKPEDGSEYVPPTPPRRPQNGGYRGGRGNGAYNGCSNRDSSSECRVYNAGRGHNSIVFHNAEAKANANDSGAPRRGEGYNGERRQGGYHLPARWVQ comes from the exons ATGCAAGAAAAGAAGAAGTCCCAGGAGGCCTCTAAACCTGAGGAGAGGAGGGCTGCTGCTGTAGATTTTGAGGGTCTCCAGCTCTTAGAGAAGAAGAAGATTGAGCATGATGCTAAATTGAAGGCGGAAAATGTTCGCAAGGCAAAGGAGGCTGCTGCAAAGGAAGCCAAGCCTCTCAAG GCTATCAGCATCCAGGAGTACCTGAAGCCAGAGGATGGTTCAGAGTACGTGCCTCCTACCCCACCGAGGCGCCCTCAAAATGGCGGCTACAGGGGAGGCCGTGGCAACGGTGCTTACAATGGCTGTAGCAACCGTGACAGCAGCTCTGAGTGCCGGGTCTACAACGCTGGCCGCGGCCATAACTCCATCGTGTTCCACAACGCCGAGGCCAAGGCCAACGCCAACGACAGTGGCGCCCCAAGGAGGGGTGAGGGTTACAATGGCGAGCGCCGGCAAGGCGGCTACCACTTACCAGCAAGGTGGGTACAATAG